TCGTGACTTTCTGATCCAGTCCTGGATAGATACGCACTAAGCAACTCGGCGACGGGTAGCGGGGAGGAGCCATCCATGTCGTTTCCTGAATATAAGCACTTTATTGCCGTGCTCGTTGTAATTCCCATGTTGGCCATAGGCTGCGGCGAGGAGGTGGACACCGTGGACTCAGACGAGCGTTTGCTTTCCCTTGCCCGCGCGTCCCTCTCCCAGATCGAAGGAGAACTGGTTCTGGAAGGGCTGCAAGAGCCCGTCGAAGTAATCCGCGACCGGCACGGCATACCCCACATCTACGCGCACAATACGGATGACCTCTTCTTTGCGCAGGGCTACGTCATGGCCCAGGACCGCCTGTGGCAGATGGAGCTTTGGCGGCGGTGGCGGGAGGGCCGTCTCGCGGAGATCTTCGGACCGGAGGCCTTCGACTACGACGCCCGGACGCGGCTCATGATGTACCGGGGTCCCTTCGACGAGCGGGAGTGGACCAGCTACCACGCCGAGGGCGAGCGCATCTTCACGGCCTACGCGAACGGCGTCAACGCCTACATCGACACGCACGTGGACAATCTGCCGGTGGAGTTCAAGCTGACGGGCATCCGGCCCGGCCGGTGGACGAAGGAGACGGTGGTGCGGCGCTGGACCGGACTCTTCTTCCCGAGCGCGGGCAACGACGCCGGAGACGAGATCCGGCTGGCCCGGTCCGTGGCCGAGTTGGGGGTCGAGGAGGCGAATCGCCGCGCGGCGCCCCTGCCCTGGGATGATCTCGTGGTACCGGAGGGACTGGACGTGACCATCGTCCACGAAGATATCGTTGCCGCGATGCGGAAAGGGGAAGGTGACCCCCTGGTACCCGGCCGCCTGCCGCAACTCGAGCTCGTGGAACCGTATACGGGCCTGGTACCCCCGGACCGCCAAGCCGAGGCGCCCACGGAAGAGCAGCTGCTCGAGATCGGAAGCAACAACTGGGCCGTGAGCGGCGCCCTGTCCATCACGGGCCAGGTCATGGTCGTCAACGACCCCCACCGCCGCCTCGAGAACCCCTCGCTGCGGTACTATTCCCATCTGAACGCCCCGGGCTGGAACGTAATCGGGGCCAGCGAGCCGCCCTTCGTGGGCGTGACCGCCGGACACAACGACCGGGTCGCGTGGGGATACACCTTCGCGGGGGTCGACGTGAACGACGTGTACGTGGAGGAGCTTCACCCCGAGCAGCCCGACATGGTTCGGTGGCAGGGCGGATGGGAGCCCCTGCGGGTCATCACCGAGGAGATCCCGGTAAAGGGCGAAGAGCCCCGGGAAGTCGTGCTGAAGTACAGCCGCCACGGTCCCGTGTTTTATGAAGATCCGGAGAACGGGGTGGTCTATGCCGTGCGTTCCATCACCCACGAGCCGGGCACCGCGCCATACCTGGGGTGCTTCCGCATGGCCCAGGCCGAGAGCGCCGAGGACTTTTTCGAGCGGGCCATGTTCTGGAAGGTGCCGACGCACAACCTGGTTTTCGGCGACGTGGAGGGCAACATCGCCTTCCAGGTATCGGCCCTTACGCCGGACCGCGAAAGCTGGAACGGCCGGCTGCCGGTCCCTGGCGACGGGCGGTATGAATGGCAGGGTTTCAGAGAAGACCTGCCCCGGGAGTACAATCCCCAGCGCGGCTGGGTCGGTACGGCCAATAACGACTCGCACCCTCCGGACTACACGGGACGCCCGGTCATGTTCCTCTCCTCGAGAGGCGTCGAGTACTCCCGCATCGAGCGCATGAAGCAGCTGTTGCGGGCCAACCGGAAATACTCCATCGACGACCACAAGCGCATCCAGTTGGATGCCTATTCGTTGCGGGCCGAGGCCGATATTCCCTCGTTTCAGGGCTGGACGTCGGACGATGCGGAAGTCGAACGGGCCCGTGCGCTCGTAGCCGACTGGAACGGCGTCTTGAACCGCGACAGCGCCGGCGCGGCGGTCTGGTACCGCTGGCGGGGCGAGGCCGAATCCGCCGCCTACGACCCTGAGACACCCGAAGACGAACGCCAGTCCCTCGTGGAAGCCGGACTGCGCAGGACCGTGGACCGGCTGAAATCGGAACTGGGCGGGGACTGGGGTGAGTGGCGGTACGGTCGGCTGCAGAAAAGCCCCTTCACCCACCTCCTGTCCGATGCCTTCTCCCTGCCGGCCGTGGAGCGTTCAGGCGGCTTCGGCACCATCGCCGCCACGTCGGTGAGCTTCCGGCACATCCTGGATACGGAAGACTGGGACCGGTCGGTCTTCATCATCACGCCGGGCCAGTCGGGCCAACCGGAAAGCCCCTACTACGGCAGCCTGCTGGAGACCTGGGGGAACGACGAATACCTCCAGCTGGCGTTCAGCCGGGAGGCGGTGGAGGAACTCGCGGGGCACCGGCTCACCCTGTCTCCACGTTGAGCGGCGAGGACGATCGGCCGATATTGAAACTTTGTTGCCGAAGGGACGTTAGCTGAGTGGAGTACCGCGTACTGGGGAATACCGGGATCGAGGTCTCGTCTGTCGGTCTCGGCTGCTGGCCCATGGCGGGAATGGCCGGGGGAGCGAACTGGTCGGGTATCGACGACGAGGAGTCCATCGCCACCATTCAGCACGCGGAGTCCCTCGGCATCAATCTGCTCGACACGGCCAACGGGTACGGCGCCGGCCACAGCGAACGGATCATCGGCCGGGCGCTCCGCGGCAGGCGGGACCGTTACGTACTTGCGACCAAGGTCGCGCCCCGATCCGACGATCCTGACGAGCCTGTTAAGCAGTACATCGCCCGGAACTGCGAGGGCAGCCTGGAACGGCTGCAGACCGACTGTATCGACATCTACCAGTTGCACGGCGAACCGGACGAGGCCGACATGCCGGCGATCGTGGAGGCGTTGACCCGGCTGGTGGAAGAAGGCAAGATACGCTGTTTCGGCATCTCGACCTATGAAACGGAGGTCATGGAGGCCCTGATGGCGCTGGGGAACCTCGCGATGGCCCAGATCGGCTACAGCATCGTAAACCCGGTGGGCAAGCAGGGACTGCAGTTCGCGGAAGCGCATAACCTGGGTACGCTTATACGCGTGCCCCTGGCCCAGGGCGCCCTCACGGGGAAGTACTTCGATTCGCTGTCCCGGCTTCCCGGCTCGACACGAAAGACCGTCGCCACGAACGGTTCGACAATCCCGGGATACGGTCCGCGCTGAAGAAGTTGTCCGAATTGTCCTTCCTGGCCGAGGGCGGGAAACGTACCATGGTGCAGGCGGCGCTCCGGTTCGTGCTGGACACGCCGGGAGTGACTTCCGTGATACCCGGCGCGAAGGACCGCGCGCAGCTGGAAGAGAACGCGGGTGCCGACCGCGTGCCCCCGTTGACCGGCGACGAACGGTCGCGGGCCCTGACCATCGGTGGGGAGGCGAACTGGCCGATTCCGCCCTATACGAAGTGGACGTAATCAGCGCAACTATTTTGCTGTAATGGTGTATTCTTGAACTTGAAGTAATCGGAGGAAATTAATGCAGCGTTTGATGTTATGCCTTGTTTTAGTATACAGCGCCGGATGCGGCCGGGTGTTCCTGGGAGAAACGCAGAACGTGGAGATCAACGTGACGCCCGCCGACGCCCGGATCAAGATTCCGGATCGCATCGACCGGGAAACGAATCCCTTCACGATCGAATTGCCGCGCAACGAATCCCACCTGGTGGAGATCTCCAAGCCGGGCTACGAGACGAAGTGGATCGTCCTGCAAAAAACCAAGCTGCCCTCGGTGATCATCGCCGATATTCTGCTCACCCTAGGCATAGGTCTGTTCATCGACATTTACTGGGGAACCTGGGAAGGTCTCAAACCGTCGAGGTTGGACGTGACGCTGGAACCGGCCAGCGCGGACGGCGGTCCCGTCAAGGTCCCGCTCTTCCTTGCGGATTCCACCCTGGAAGTGCGTGACGGAACCGTCCGGATAAGGGTGCATGCCCTTAAGTGAAGCTGAGCCCGTCCGACACGGTCACATCCGGGCATGGACATGGAGCCCTGACCGCTACGATCTCGAGCGGACCACCCGGTATCTCAGAAAGAGCTCCTGTCCGACCCGCCGGGATTCCACCTGCCTGAGTCTACGGAAACGGTCGGCCGTGAAACCCGTACCATCCGCCGCCGTCGGCGCCTTTCGTCCGCCAATCACGACCGGGCAAAGCGTCAGGTAGACCTCGTCCACCAGCCCGGCTTCCCAGAAGGCCATGTTGACCTCGCCCCCGCCTTCCACGAGCAGGCGCGATATGCCCCGGTCGGACAGCAACCGGCAGAGTTCGACGAGATCCACGGAGATCCGGCCTGCCCGGACGACCTCCGCCTTCTCCTGAAAGGGCAGGATCCGTTCATCGGGTGTTTGATCCGTGGTCGCGATGATCCGTTCGACCTGGTCGTCCTTCCAGTACCTGCCTTCAGAGGGCAGCCGCATGGAACGGGACAGGACGATCGAGAGGGGATGGGGGGATTTGCCCGCGCGTATGCGTTCATCCCGCCGTTTTGCCGTCTGGACCCTGACGGGCGGATCTTCCGCACGGAGCGTACCGGCGCCGATGAGCACGGCATCGACGTCCGCCCTGATCTCGTCCATCAGCCTGCGGTCTATTCTACTCGTGAATCCGACAGGATCGCGGTTCTCCGTGGAGATCTTGCCATCCAGGCTCAGGGCGTAATTCAGCAGGATATATGGGCGTCGATCCGGGTTCATCAGCAGTACTTCCGCTCTCGTTCGGTTTCGGGGCTCAGCCCTTAAAATCGTCTTGACATGTAATCTGAACCAGTATATTATGCAAAGCGAAATTCATCAAGAGACAAAGACCGGATTCATCCCTTGAGATGGCATCCGGCAGAAGAAAGCGTCGCCGCAGCCGGTTTAAGTGTTCATTCCAGACTTGCGAGACGGCCATTCAACGTCAGTATCCCGCCACGTCAAGGTATACCGTTCCTGATCCGGTGGACTCGGCCGATATCCGGTCCAGCCCACTTGAGAGAGGCAGGATTTAGTGAAAGTAAGAGAAATCAAGCACGGGGACGTCACGGTGCTGGAATTGAGCGGCCGCATGGCCGAAGGACGGGATACCGACGCCCTGAGCGAACGCATCAACAGGCTGGCCGACAACGGTTCCAGGAAGATCATCTTCGATCTGAGCAAGGTATACTGGATCGACAGTTCAGGCCTGGGCCTACTCATTCGTGCGTATACCCGCATGCAGAAGGTCGGCGGCGATCTGAAACTCGCGCGCGTGAACCGCAGCGTCAGCAGCCTCCTGCAGATGACCAAGCTGACCACCGTGTTCGCCGTCCACGATTCACTGGAAGGCGCCATCGAAGCCTTCGGAACCTGAACCGGGCAAACTGATACCTGTCATGGCTGATCAGCACCCCGGCCGGGTCCAGGTCCATGGAAGCCGAACCGCCGAACTCGTGGCGGTAAGCCGCGCCCGGCACCTCCTCCGGCACGAACCTCCCTACATCTTCCACGATCCCTACGCGTTCCGTTTCCTGAGCAGGCGGTGGCAACGGATCCTCGGATCCAGGTTGCGCGACGCTTTCGTCTCCAGGATCGTGCTGCGAAGGCTCATGCCGATCACCACCCAACCACTGACACGGGCCCGTTTTACCGAAGACTGCCTGCTGGCGGCGATCGAAAACGGCGTGGACCAGTACGTCATACTCGGTTCCGGCTACGATACGTTCGCCCTGCGCCATCCGCAACTCGACGTGACCATCTACGAAATCGATCTCGCGTCCACAATCGCCCTGAAACGGGACCGGGCCGGGACGGCCGGACTGGCGTTGCCCGACAGCCTGCGATTAATCCCCATCGACTTTGAAAAAGACGACCTCGCAGAAAGACTGACCGCACATGGATTCGACCCTGGGAAACGGTCCTTCTTCAACTGGCTGGGCGTGACGTACTACCTGTCCCGGGATGCGATTCAAGACACGCTGAATCAAGTGGCCGGGATAACCAGTCCCGGTTCGGAGATCGTCTTCGACTACCTCGCCGAAACGAACAGCATTCCGGAGGAAGAACGCCCCCTGGCCATACGCATGAAGAACTATGTAGGCAAGTTGGGGGAACCCATGATCACGTCTTTCGACCCGGCCAGGGTGGAAACCGATTTCAACGCCCGTGGAAACTGGGACATCGTCCGCAACGATTCGCCGGCCGACCAGCAGAGACGGTACGTAGACGGACGCAGCGACGTGTACGCTCTGCCGCCCCTGTTCTGGTGCCTGCACCTGAGCAGGAAATGATGACCTGATCCGGGATCATTATGAACTTTTGTAACGCAAGCATAAATCCTTAAATTCCTTGACATAATGGGAATTCTTACATATACTTTTAATCCAATTTCTTGCACCGTGAAATACGTAAGAAATCATAAAAATCTCACACATACAGGGGGACTATCATGCCCAGAATGAGCACGTGCTCGTATGCTTTCATGGTATTCGGCTGGCTCTGCCTAGCCGGGATGCCCTGCTCCACCGCGTTCGCCGATCAACAGGAAGACGCGGAGCTGGATTCCCTCTACATGCTGCCCGTGATCGAAGCGGAGGCGGTCGTCGTCACCGGTACGGCGGTCCGGGGAACCCCGATCGAACTCCCCTATGCCGTCGCCCGCATCGACCGCGAAGCGCTGACCGAACAGGGGTCGCCGTCCATGGTCGACCTGTTCAAGAACCTGAGTGCGAGCAACGGAGTCATCGGAGAGGCCAACAGCTGGTACAACGCGCAGTCGGGAGACATCCCGGAAACCGTGGCGAACGTCAACCTCCGCGGCCTTGGCGCTTCGCGCACCCTGGTGCTGCTCAACGGCCGCCGACAGACCTACGTTCCCGGCCGGCTCGTGGGGGGGCGGTTCGTCGACGTGAATGCCTTTCCCTCCGTCGCCATCGAACGGTTGGATATCCTGAAGGAAGGCGCGGGCGCCGTGTACGGATCGGATGCGATAGCGGGCGTCGCCAACTTTATCACGCGAAGCAGTTTCGAAGGGTTCGAGCTGGACGTATCCTATGACTATTTCGACTCCGCCGGAGACGCCCTGCTGGGCGGCATCTGGGGCGGTAGAGTCGGTGAGTCCAACCTGGTCGTATCCCTGGAACACAAGCGCCGCGGCAACCTGCGCGCCGAAGAGCGGGACTGGGCGCTGCGCCCCTTTCCAAACTACGGATGGGGCTGGTCCTGGTACGGCAATCCGGGGGCGTTCATCATACCGGACGGATTGCAGACGGATGAGAGCGTCCTGGCCGGGGAGCCTCGATTCGTGGATCCGGGCTGTTCAGGCCTGGGCGGGTACCAGGAAGACGCCAGTACCTGCCGCTTCCGCTACCAGCCTTGGGACAGCATCATCGAGAAACTTCAGCATACCAGGGGATTCGCCGAGTTGAACGGCTCATTCGGCGAGACGAACTATCACCTGGAAGCCCTCTACCACGACGCCCGGGTACCCGAATGGGAGACCACGCCGTCCTTTCCCCCTATCGCTTTCTATGACGGCGTACAGCAGGTGCGCGCCGACCACCCCGGACGCGTCGCCTTTGTAGCGGAAAACCCGACCTACACGAACGCCAAGGGGGTTACGCTGGACCTTACGGGAGACCAGCCCTGGTATTTCTTCGGCCGGCTGGTCGGCAATGCCGGTCCCGGACGCGTCCAGAGCCGGGAGTCCCGCACCCGCCGCCTCGCAGGCTCGCTCACGGGTCCGATCGGCGAGTCCAGCTTGAGCTATGACCTGGGTATTTCATACTCGGATACGAAGGGCACGGTACGCCAGCCCGCGGAGTACGCATACCGGAAATTCTTGGCTTTCCGCGGGTACGGCGGACCGAACTGCGGCGTCGCGGCCGTACTGGACCCGAACGCGCCTTCCGGTCTCGCACTCGGGACCATCCCCAGCGGCGTCTCTCCCGGAACCGGGAATTGCTCCTACTTCAACCCATTCAGCAACGGTATTCAGTTTTCGGCACAACCGGACGCTCCTTACACGGACAGCGCCAATCCGAGTTATCGGGCCGACTTGGCGCACAGCGCCGAGCTGATCGACTGGATCAACGAGAAAGTCGC
Above is a genomic segment from Gemmatimonadota bacterium containing:
- a CDS encoding penicillin acylase family protein, producing the protein MSFPEYKHFIAVLVVIPMLAIGCGEEVDTVDSDERLLSLARASLSQIEGELVLEGLQEPVEVIRDRHGIPHIYAHNTDDLFFAQGYVMAQDRLWQMELWRRWREGRLAEIFGPEAFDYDARTRLMMYRGPFDEREWTSYHAEGERIFTAYANGVNAYIDTHVDNLPVEFKLTGIRPGRWTKETVVRRWTGLFFPSAGNDAGDEIRLARSVAELGVEEANRRAAPLPWDDLVVPEGLDVTIVHEDIVAAMRKGEGDPLVPGRLPQLELVEPYTGLVPPDRQAEAPTEEQLLEIGSNNWAVSGALSITGQVMVVNDPHRRLENPSLRYYSHLNAPGWNVIGASEPPFVGVTAGHNDRVAWGYTFAGVDVNDVYVEELHPEQPDMVRWQGGWEPLRVITEEIPVKGEEPREVVLKYSRHGPVFYEDPENGVVYAVRSITHEPGTAPYLGCFRMAQAESAEDFFERAMFWKVPTHNLVFGDVEGNIAFQVSALTPDRESWNGRLPVPGDGRYEWQGFREDLPREYNPQRGWVGTANNDSHPPDYTGRPVMFLSSRGVEYSRIERMKQLLRANRKYSIDDHKRIQLDAYSLRAEADIPSFQGWTSDDAEVERARALVADWNGVLNRDSAGAAVWYRWRGEAESAAYDPETPEDERQSLVEAGLRRTVDRLKSELGGDWGEWRYGRLQKSPFTHLLSDAFSLPAVERSGGFGTIAATSVSFRHILDTEDWDRSVFIITPGQSGQPESPYYGSLLETWGNDEYLQLAFSREAVEELAGHRLTLSPR
- a CDS encoding aldo/keto reductase, with translation MEYRVLGNTGIEVSSVGLGCWPMAGMAGGANWSGIDDEESIATIQHAESLGINLLDTANGYGAGHSERIIGRALRGRRDRYVLATKVAPRSDDPDEPVKQYIARNCEGSLERLQTDCIDIYQLHGEPDEADMPAIVEALTRLVEEGKIRCFGISTYETEVMEALMALGNLAMAQIGYSIVNPVGKQGLQFAEAHNLGTLIRVPLAQGALTGKYFDSLSRLPGSTRKTVATNGSTIPGYGPR
- a CDS encoding aldo/keto reductase, coding for MSELSFLAEGGKRTMVQAALRFVLDTPGVTSVIPGAKDRAQLEENAGADRVPPLTGDERSRALTIGGEANWPIPPYTKWT
- a CDS encoding dihydrofolate reductase family protein → MNPDRRPYILLNYALSLDGKISTENRDPVGFTSRIDRRLMDEIRADVDAVLIGAGTLRAEDPPVRVQTAKRRDERIRAGKSPHPLSIVLSRSMRLPSEGRYWKDDQVERIIATTDQTPDERILPFQEKAEVVRAGRISVDLVELCRLLSDRGISRLLVEGGGEVNMAFWEAGLVDEVYLTLCPVVIGGRKAPTAADGTGFTADRFRRLRQVESRRVGQELFLRYRVVRSRS
- a CDS encoding STAS domain-containing protein; translation: MKVREIKHGDVTVLELSGRMAEGRDTDALSERINRLADNGSRKIIFDLSKVYWIDSSGLGLLIRAYTRMQKVGGDLKLARVNRSVSSLLQMTKLTTVFAVHDSLEGAIEAFGT
- a CDS encoding class I SAM-dependent methyltransferase, with the protein product MADQHPGRVQVHGSRTAELVAVSRARHLLRHEPPYIFHDPYAFRFLSRRWQRILGSRLRDAFVSRIVLRRLMPITTQPLTRARFTEDCLLAAIENGVDQYVILGSGYDTFALRHPQLDVTIYEIDLASTIALKRDRAGTAGLALPDSLRLIPIDFEKDDLAERLTAHGFDPGKRSFFNWLGVTYYLSRDAIQDTLNQVAGITSPGSEIVFDYLAETNSIPEEERPLAIRMKNYVGKLGEPMITSFDPARVETDFNARGNWDIVRNDSPADQQRRYVDGRSDVYALPPLFWCLHLSRK
- a CDS encoding TonB-dependent receptor; translation: MPRMSTCSYAFMVFGWLCLAGMPCSTAFADQQEDAELDSLYMLPVIEAEAVVVTGTAVRGTPIELPYAVARIDREALTEQGSPSMVDLFKNLSASNGVIGEANSWYNAQSGDIPETVANVNLRGLGASRTLVLLNGRRQTYVPGRLVGGRFVDVNAFPSVAIERLDILKEGAGAVYGSDAIAGVANFITRSSFEGFELDVSYDYFDSAGDALLGGIWGGRVGESNLVVSLEHKRRGNLRAEERDWALRPFPNYGWGWSWYGNPGAFIIPDGLQTDESVLAGEPRFVDPGCSGLGGYQEDASTCRFRYQPWDSIIEKLQHTRGFAELNGSFGETNYHLEALYHDARVPEWETTPSFPPIAFYDGVQQVRADHPGRVAFVAENPTYTNAKGVTLDLTGDQPWYFFGRLVGNAGPGRVQSRESRTRRLAGSLTGPIGESSLSYDLGISYSDTKGTVRQPAEYAYRKFLAFRGYGGPNCGVAAVLDPNAPSGLALGTIPSGVSPGTGNCSYFNPFSNGIQFSAQPDAPYTDSANPSYRADLAHSAELIDWINEKVATTSEASLLSMEAILNGVIKEGVASYATGYQLRRVDVSAVPNAPGDLSRNPCRIPGDTSCAIQTGSFTFTSGIHPYEANQTVHTVFAELALKPNAWLDSQAALHFEDYGFANSLDPKISLRAQVNDYLALRGTLQTTFRTPSVDDLNTDVVIYTDYVGPTDAWKAIENRGVEDLEPEEALTYNLGVIIENDTGFEVTVDYWNFDFNNPIGVIPHSALAAAYVDPSTRAAVQDRIYCPGNRNDGSCAPGDMERIRINHINWPGLKTSGIDWHIGGRHVVGSGAIDAHLDGSYTLDYTIEPLMHNGVEIVAENEAVGFLNATTPLAPPLPPLRLNASVAYHWSDYSAIARGHYISSYENGDYWFDTGPSGEDWTQIDPFLTFDMNFQWRIPDTGVVATLSLFNLADAAPPYVNRELAFDALTHDPKGRRIKLGLTYRFR